In Streptomyces ambofaciens ATCC 23877, a single genomic region encodes these proteins:
- a CDS encoding zinc-binding dehydrogenase, translating into MRAVVLHEFGPAANLRYETVPDPVPGPGEVRLLVKAAGVHQIETAMREGLEIGPPLPVLPAIFGAEVAGVVEAVGPAVDDAWIGADVVTAHGRPGGYAELAVADVSSLHRIPAGLRHEAAVTMVVTGATTMGLLDIAELTSDDVVLVTSAAGGIGRLVVQFAGRLGATVIGAAGGPAKTAAVRELGADVAVDYNLPDWAGAVRDALGGRGVTVVLDGVEGDKGRAAFGLLAQGGRYITIGAASREEFRPDEAELKERGVHFTDALAILLEGQDAAADEARALTAAADGNLVPAFQAFPLSQAAEAHAALEARATTGKVILVPDAHE; encoded by the coding sequence ATGCGTGCCGTTGTGCTGCACGAGTTCGGACCCGCTGCGAACCTCCGTTATGAGACTGTGCCCGATCCCGTGCCGGGCCCGGGCGAGGTTCGCCTCTTGGTGAAGGCCGCGGGGGTCCACCAGATCGAGACGGCCATGCGGGAAGGGCTGGAGATCGGTCCGCCACTCCCCGTGCTTCCGGCGATCTTCGGGGCAGAGGTCGCCGGTGTCGTCGAGGCGGTCGGGCCGGCAGTGGACGATGCCTGGATCGGCGCCGACGTGGTGACCGCGCACGGCAGGCCCGGCGGCTACGCCGAACTCGCCGTAGCCGACGTGTCGTCCCTTCATCGGATTCCGGCCGGACTACGGCACGAAGCCGCCGTGACCATGGTGGTCACCGGGGCCACGACCATGGGCCTGCTCGACATCGCAGAGCTCACCTCGGACGACGTGGTCCTGGTCACCTCCGCGGCCGGTGGCATTGGCCGTCTGGTTGTCCAGTTCGCCGGCCGTCTCGGGGCCACGGTCATCGGAGCGGCGGGCGGACCGGCCAAGACAGCGGCCGTGCGAGAGTTGGGAGCGGACGTCGCTGTCGACTACAACCTGCCGGACTGGGCGGGTGCCGTCCGCGACGCCCTGGGCGGGCGCGGCGTCACGGTCGTTCTGGACGGCGTCGAGGGCGACAAGGGACGGGCCGCCTTCGGGCTGCTGGCCCAGGGCGGGCGCTACATCACCATCGGCGCGGCTTCGCGGGAGGAGTTCCGTCCCGATGAGGCGGAACTGAAGGAGCGCGGGGTGCACTTCACCGACGCACTGGCCATCCTGCTGGAGGGCCAGGACGCGGCCGCAGACGAGGCCCGCGCGCTCACGGCAGCCGCCGACGGGAACCTGGTGCCGGCCTTCCAGGCGTTTCCCCTGTCGCAGGCCGCTGAGGCACACGCCGCTCTGGAGGCGAGGGCGACAACAGGCAAGGTCATCCTTGTCCCCGACGCACACGAGTGA
- a CDS encoding winged helix-turn-helix transcriptional regulator, with protein MTTDAFLADCRARLAFDLLSNTWNAVVLWALRDGPRRPVDLRERIGGISSKVLTETLRRLQFNGLVDRQAHPDAPSRVEYQLTALGRTLLAPIDAVGAWAFEYGDDVMAAQEAACTPAPQSPPPTR; from the coding sequence GTGACGACCGACGCCTTCCTCGCCGACTGCCGCGCCCGCCTCGCCTTCGACCTGCTCTCCAACACCTGGAACGCCGTGGTGCTCTGGGCGCTGCGCGACGGCCCCAGGCGCCCGGTCGACCTACGGGAGCGGATCGGGGGCATCAGCTCCAAGGTCCTCACCGAGACTCTGCGGCGGCTGCAGTTCAACGGACTGGTCGACCGGCAGGCACACCCCGACGCACCGTCACGGGTCGAGTACCAACTCACCGCTCTGGGCCGGACCTTGCTGGCGCCCATCGACGCCGTCGGCGCCTGGGCCTTCGAGTACGGCGATGACGTTATGGCAGCCCAGGAAGCGGCATGCACTCCCGCCCCGCAGTCCCCTCCTCCTACTCGCTGA
- a CDS encoding NADPH-dependent F420 reductase has product MRIGVLGTGNMADALATHWVRAGHEVIIGGRDAHRAERLAMRIGGSAKPASLRAAAESGQVVLVALPFGAGADVARELRAALEGKVLLDCSNPVGPGFRLLTEGGPSAAQQLAAAAPGAHVVKAFNLCHEDVWRMRPPVFDGRPLAVPVCGDDETALARVRELVRDVGCEPVAGGGIERAGLVEATAALFIALWVGEGADAQAIAPPLAYAAGPSHQESEGDTGAFR; this is encoded by the coding sequence ATGAGAATCGGTGTACTGGGAACGGGCAACATGGCCGACGCGCTCGCCACCCACTGGGTGCGGGCCGGGCACGAGGTGATCATCGGGGGACGGGACGCACACAGGGCGGAGCGGCTCGCGATGCGCATCGGAGGCAGCGCGAAGCCTGCCAGTCTGCGCGCGGCGGCCGAGTCCGGTCAGGTGGTGTTGGTCGCGCTGCCCTTCGGGGCAGGAGCAGACGTGGCACGGGAGCTGCGCGCGGCCCTGGAGGGCAAGGTGCTGCTCGACTGCTCCAACCCGGTCGGGCCGGGCTTCCGGCTGCTGACGGAAGGAGGACCCTCGGCCGCGCAGCAACTGGCAGCGGCGGCACCGGGGGCCCACGTGGTCAAGGCTTTCAACCTCTGCCACGAGGACGTGTGGCGCATGCGGCCGCCCGTCTTCGACGGGCGACCACTGGCCGTGCCGGTCTGCGGGGATGACGAGACAGCCCTCGCGCGTGTACGCGAGTTGGTGCGAGACGTGGGCTGTGAACCCGTGGCTGGCGGCGGTATCGAACGGGCGGGACTCGTGGAAGCGACCGCCGCGCTGTTCATCGCGCTGTGGGTCGGCGAGGGAGCGGATGCCCAGGCGATCGCTCCTCCGCTGGCATACGCGGCCGGACCGAGCCACCAGGAATCGGAAGGCGACACGGGGGCTTTCCGTTAG
- a CDS encoding alpha/beta hydrolase, producing the protein MSDAHPIRSRRPGLSTGARIIAGVVLLVIGAVGAWLQHDAPGRSAQPRTEFTADNPPTGLPPALTTGQHLDWSGCTSVPTARADYECATMKTPLDYQKPEGRTIEVALIRRRATGPNDRRIGSLVLNFGGPGVSGVQGLPEHLDQYKPLLDRYDLISFDPRGVGATIPVRCGKTADDTGYAGADACAERSGAFLPYIGTSHTARDLDLMRYLLGDERLHYFGVSYGTALGAVYAHLYPSHVGRLVLEAPVDPTEDLSEEQVSQVKAVQAAFDRFAAHCAARIRHCPTGDGPEEAARRMARLADRLEKKPAPAGDGSSLDADDLALSVGDHLVLGTDGWSPLAKALTALIDHNDGGPLSNGAADMGSADRTKTPPDISHVAQTAITCADSSLRPDVERLARDEARVKAASPVFGEAWSTGVYLCYDWPFEGERVTPQVNADGAAPVLVVGGTGDPTTPYPGARHMARALGEGVGVLLTAEEEGHGTYPQNRCVMEAVDTYLRTGRTPAAGTVCRGSMS; encoded by the coding sequence ATGAGTGACGCACATCCGATACGAAGCCGCAGACCGGGCCTCTCGACCGGCGCGCGGATCATCGCCGGGGTCGTCCTCCTCGTGATCGGAGCCGTCGGTGCCTGGCTCCAGCACGATGCTCCCGGCCGGAGTGCGCAGCCGCGTACGGAGTTCACCGCGGACAACCCGCCCACCGGTCTCCCCCCTGCGCTCACCACCGGCCAGCATCTCGACTGGTCCGGTTGCACCTCTGTGCCCACCGCACGCGCGGATTACGAGTGCGCCACCATGAAGACCCCCCTCGACTACCAGAAGCCGGAGGGCAGGACGATCGAGGTCGCCCTGATCCGCCGCAGGGCCACCGGCCCGAACGACCGGCGTATCGGCTCGCTCGTCCTCAACTTCGGCGGCCCCGGCGTGTCCGGCGTGCAGGGACTGCCTGAACACCTCGACCAGTACAAGCCGCTCCTGGACCGCTACGACCTGATCTCCTTCGATCCGCGTGGCGTCGGCGCGACCATTCCCGTGCGCTGCGGGAAGACCGCGGACGACACCGGCTACGCCGGGGCCGACGCCTGCGCCGAGCGCTCCGGGGCGTTCCTCCCGTATATCGGCACCTCGCACACCGCGCGCGATCTCGACCTGATGCGCTACCTCCTCGGCGACGAGCGGCTGCACTACTTCGGCGTCTCCTACGGAACGGCGCTCGGCGCGGTCTACGCCCACCTGTATCCCTCGCACGTCGGGCGGCTCGTCCTGGAAGCTCCCGTCGATCCGACCGAGGACCTCAGCGAGGAGCAGGTGTCGCAGGTCAAGGCGGTCCAGGCGGCGTTCGACCGGTTCGCTGCACACTGCGCGGCCCGTATCCGCCACTGCCCGACCGGCGACGGGCCCGAGGAAGCCGCCCGGCGCATGGCGCGGCTGGCCGACCGCCTGGAGAAGAAGCCCGCCCCGGCCGGCGACGGAAGCAGCCTGGACGCCGACGACCTCGCGCTCAGCGTGGGCGACCATCTCGTCCTCGGCACGGACGGCTGGTCGCCCCTGGCCAAGGCCCTCACCGCGCTGATCGACCACAACGACGGCGGTCCGCTGAGCAACGGCGCGGCCGACATGGGTTCCGCCGACCGCACGAAGACCCCACCCGACATCAGCCACGTCGCCCAGACCGCGATCACCTGCGCGGACTCCAGCCTGCGCCCCGACGTCGAACGCCTCGCCCGGGACGAGGCCCGCGTCAAGGCCGCCTCGCCCGTCTTCGGCGAGGCATGGTCCACCGGTGTCTACCTCTGTTACGACTGGCCGTTCGAAGGCGAGCGCGTCACGCCCCAGGTGAACGCCGACGGCGCGGCCCCGGTCCTGGTGGTCGGCGGCACCGGCGACCCGACCACCCCGTATCCCGGTGCCCGCCACATGGCCCGCGCCCTGGGCGAGGGTGTCGGCGTGCTCCTGACGGCCGAGGAGGAGGGCCACGGCACATACCCGCAGAACCGCTGCGTCATGGAGGCGGTCGACACCTACCTCCGCACGGGCCGCACCCCGGCTGCGGGGACGGTGTGCCGGGGCAGCATGTCCTGA
- a CDS encoding GNAT family N-acetyltransferase, which translates to MINDLPAGLAARHPRAEDHPRVLAVLDRWWGGLKGEAGAVERALLLPRLYFQHFTTTSFLIERSDGELAAFLVGFFSQTEPDVAYVHFVGVDPAQHGQGVGRALYRAFFALVRAHGRRYVHCITSPENTASQAFHARLGFIAAPTQRDYDGPGLDRVAFAVDLGRDPDRPTRRRLRVLDAVLALEHRRELGEPGSDDWLALVRAPEGLTVIRPADSSVSPADRWIALYDADPNHGLDEPGLLAAVLAPLACAAIPVFTCSTYHADLILVPEQRHAQALTVLRSAGYEIG; encoded by the coding sequence GTGATCAACGACCTTCCTGCTGGACTGGCCGCCCGGCACCCCAGGGCCGAGGATCACCCGCGGGTGCTGGCCGTGCTGGACAGGTGGTGGGGCGGACTCAAGGGCGAGGCAGGGGCAGTCGAACGTGCACTGCTGCTTCCGCGCCTGTACTTCCAGCACTTCACCACCACCAGTTTTCTCATCGAGCGCTCCGACGGAGAACTCGCCGCGTTCCTTGTCGGTTTCTTCTCGCAGACCGAACCGGACGTCGCCTATGTGCACTTCGTCGGCGTCGACCCGGCGCAGCACGGACAAGGAGTCGGACGCGCCCTCTACCGGGCCTTCTTCGCCCTCGTGCGGGCCCACGGCCGCCGGTATGTCCACTGCATCACCAGCCCGGAGAACACCGCGTCACAGGCCTTCCACGCCCGCCTCGGGTTCATCGCCGCACCCACCCAGCGGGACTACGACGGCCCCGGACTCGATCGGGTGGCCTTCGCCGTCGACCTGGGCCGGGACCCGGACCGGCCCACCCGTCGTCGGCTCCGGGTGCTGGACGCGGTCTTGGCCCTGGAGCACCGCCGGGAGCTCGGCGAGCCGGGCAGCGACGACTGGCTCGCGCTGGTACGGGCGCCGGAAGGGCTGACGGTGATCCGTCCTGCGGACAGTTCGGTGTCCCCGGCCGATCGCTGGATCGCGCTGTACGACGCCGATCCGAACCACGGACTCGACGAGCCGGGCCTGCTGGCCGCCGTCCTCGCGCCGTTGGCCTGCGCCGCAATTCCGGTGTTCACCTGCTCGACCTACCATGCCGACCTGATACTTGTCCCCGAACAGCGTCATGCCCAGGCGCTGACTGTTCTGCGCTCGGCCGGATACGAGATCGGCTGA